The Streptomyces camelliae genome window below encodes:
- a CDS encoding YbhB/YbcL family Raf kinase inhibitor-like protein, translated as MRKSLAVLTAVLAGVAACGGGGGDQGAAVKGDSSASPTATARITVTSTAYAQGGTIPRRHTCDGADLSPPLAFSGVPARTVSLALLLRDADTPHGRFTHWLVWDIDAHTAHLSAGAHPPGTTEGRNDFGRPGYGGPCPPHGDRPHHYVLTVYAADSRPKLTANAAPDDLLQALAGHTLATGTLTGRYGR; from the coding sequence ATGCGCAAGAGCTTGGCGGTCCTGACGGCCGTGCTGGCCGGCGTCGCCGCATGCGGGGGCGGTGGCGGGGACCAGGGCGCGGCCGTCAAGGGGGACAGCTCCGCCTCCCCGACGGCCACCGCCCGCATCACGGTCACGAGCACCGCGTACGCCCAGGGCGGCACGATCCCGCGCCGCCACACCTGCGACGGAGCGGATCTCTCGCCGCCGCTCGCCTTCTCCGGCGTACCCGCGCGAACGGTGTCCCTGGCCCTGCTGCTGCGGGACGCCGACACCCCGCACGGCAGGTTCACGCACTGGCTGGTGTGGGACATCGACGCACACACCGCACACCTGTCGGCGGGAGCACACCCGCCGGGCACGACCGAGGGCCGCAACGACTTCGGCAGACCGGGCTACGGCGGCCCGTGCCCGCCGCACGGCGACCGGCCGCACCACTACGTCCTGACGGTGTACGCGGCCGACAGCCGGCCGAAGCTCACGGCGAACGCCGCCCCGGACGACCTCCTGCAGGCCCTGGCAGGCCACACCCTGGCCACCGGCACCCTCACCGGCCGATACGGCCGCTAG
- a CDS encoding DUF692 domain-containing protein — translation MGEGAMRGEAVPRLGTGIGWRPEIADAVERMPGIDWVEVVAENVCPGHLPESLLRLRERGVTVIPHGVSLGLGGADRPDAGRLTALAERAEALGSPLVTEHIAFVRAGGALTVSPPLEAGHLLPVPRTRDALDVLCENVRIAQDALPVPLALENIAALFSWPGEELTEGQFLAELVERTGVRLLIDVANLHTNHVNRGEDPARALAELPLEALAYVHVAGGFERDGVWHDSHAHPVPRPVLDILTDLAARTTPPGVLLERDENFPEPAELERELTLIREAVTAAAREGAGTGGGTGAAIAAGPAGGGVAVLARPAVDARERVAVAQAAVLSSLVAGTPVPEGFDRTRMRVQARALAAKRADVVAKVAPELPVILGTGYRETFLEYARERPMSGGYRRDALNFAAHLLRAGRPEEAGSRRELREWWLERVGPAPRQSGGRVARVARRVLPGRRG, via the coding sequence ATGGGGGAAGGGGCCATGCGGGGAGAGGCCGTGCCGCGGTTGGGTACGGGGATCGGCTGGCGGCCGGAGATCGCGGACGCCGTGGAGCGGATGCCGGGGATCGACTGGGTGGAGGTCGTGGCGGAGAACGTCTGCCCGGGCCACCTCCCGGAGTCCCTGCTGCGGCTGCGCGAGCGCGGGGTGACCGTGATCCCGCACGGCGTCTCCCTCGGCCTGGGCGGCGCCGACCGCCCCGACGCGGGCCGCCTCACGGCGCTGGCGGAGCGCGCGGAGGCCCTCGGCTCCCCCCTGGTCACCGAGCACATCGCGTTCGTCCGCGCGGGCGGCGCGCTCACCGTGTCCCCGCCGCTGGAGGCCGGGCATCTGCTGCCGGTGCCGCGCACCCGGGACGCCCTGGACGTGCTCTGCGAGAACGTCCGCATCGCGCAGGACGCCCTGCCCGTGCCGCTGGCCCTGGAGAACATCGCCGCGCTGTTCTCCTGGCCGGGCGAGGAGCTCACCGAGGGGCAGTTCCTGGCCGAGCTGGTCGAGCGCACCGGCGTGCGGCTGCTGATCGACGTGGCCAACCTGCACACCAACCACGTCAACCGGGGCGAGGACCCGGCCCGCGCGCTGGCCGAGCTGCCGCTGGAGGCGCTGGCCTACGTCCATGTCGCGGGCGGCTTCGAGCGCGACGGGGTCTGGCACGACAGCCACGCCCATCCGGTACCGCGCCCGGTCCTGGACATCCTGACCGACCTCGCCGCCCGCACCACCCCGCCCGGGGTCCTGCTGGAACGGGACGAGAACTTCCCCGAACCGGCGGAACTGGAGCGGGAGCTGACCCTGATCCGGGAGGCGGTGACGGCCGCCGCCCGGGAGGGAGCCGGCACCGGTGGCGGTACGGGGGCCGCCATCGCTGCCGGGCCGGCGGGCGGAGGCGTCGCCGTACTCGCGCGGCCCGCGGTGGACGCACGCGAGCGGGTCGCCGTCGCCCAGGCCGCCGTACTGTCCTCCCTGGTCGCCGGCACACCGGTGCCGGAGGGCTTCGACCGGACCCGGATGCGGGTCCAGGCCCGGGCTCTCGCCGCGAAGCGGGCGGACGTGGTGGCGAAGGTGGCCCCGGAACTGCCGGTGATCCTCGGCACGGGGTACCGGGAGACGTTCCTGGAGTACGCCCGGGAGCGGCCGATGAGCGGGGGGTACCGCCGGGACGCCCTGAATTTCGCCGCTCACCTGCTGCGTGCCGGACGGCCGGAGGAGGCGGGGTCCCGGCGGGAGCTGCGGGAGTGGTGGCTGGAGCGGGTGGGACCGGCGCCGAGGCAGTCCGGGGGACGGGTGGCCCGGGTGGCGCGGAGGGTGTTGCCGGGACGTCGGGGCTGA
- a CDS encoding TetR/AcrR family transcriptional regulator has protein sequence MTRVDGRVERGNRTRQLVLRRTVDIASVEGLEALTVGRLAAELELSKSGVFALFGSKQELQLATIREAARIYTERVLRPAAQTPPGLGRVWRLCELWLEYSRGRVFPGGCFFYGAMAEYDARTGPVHDAVVRAQRDWSAHVERTIDEARAAGELRAGTDVGQLAFEVVALLETANALSVLHDEESAYRRARVGIAARLRDVAVDGVPLPHVT, from the coding sequence ATGACGCGGGTCGACGGCCGGGTCGAACGGGGCAACCGCACCCGGCAGCTGGTACTGCGGCGCACGGTGGACATCGCCTCGGTCGAGGGCCTGGAGGCGCTCACCGTCGGCCGGCTCGCCGCCGAGCTGGAGCTGAGCAAGAGCGGGGTGTTCGCGCTCTTCGGCTCCAAGCAGGAGCTGCAGCTGGCCACCATCCGGGAGGCCGCGCGGATCTACACCGAGCGGGTGCTCCGGCCCGCGGCCCAGACCCCGCCCGGCCTCGGCCGGGTGTGGCGGCTGTGCGAGCTGTGGCTGGAGTACTCGCGCGGCCGGGTGTTCCCGGGCGGCTGCTTCTTCTACGGCGCCATGGCCGAGTACGACGCCCGGACCGGGCCGGTGCACGACGCCGTGGTCCGCGCGCAGCGCGACTGGTCGGCGCATGTGGAGCGCACGATCGACGAGGCCCGCGCGGCGGGCGAGCTGCGCGCCGGCACGGATGTCGGCCAACTCGCCTTCGAGGTGGTGGCGTTGCTGGAGACGGCGAACGCCCTGTCGGTGCTGCACGACGAGGAGAGCGCGTACCGCAGGGCTCGGGTGGGCATCGCGGCGCGCCTGCGGGACGTGGCCGTGGACGGGGTCCCGCTCCCCCACGTCACCTGA
- a CDS encoding DUF4142 domain-containing protein, protein MRPRPPIKGRGIFSGTGLVIAALAATAAALLYPLWSYADRQDTANASTLSTQTVTTPYGPLSAQDQDFITKVRLAGLWELPAGELAERKGTTVAVRTAGQHLVDGHTSLDAHVRTVAGQLGTPLPNEPNEQQKQWLATLNAAQGVDFDRQFAAILRLAHGRVFTLVAQVRADTQNSLVRDLADDANATVLDHIKVLEATGYVDFASLARELAASPTPVPTPPAVAPSAAVPVTP, encoded by the coding sequence ATGCGACCGCGCCCGCCGATCAAGGGCCGAGGCATATTCAGCGGCACCGGACTCGTCATCGCGGCCCTCGCGGCGACCGCGGCGGCGCTGCTGTACCCGCTCTGGTCCTACGCCGACCGGCAGGACACGGCGAACGCGAGCACGCTGAGCACGCAGACCGTCACCACCCCCTACGGCCCGCTGTCCGCACAGGACCAGGACTTCATCACCAAGGTCCGCCTCGCGGGGCTCTGGGAGCTGCCCGCCGGCGAGCTGGCGGAGCGCAAGGGCACCACGGTGGCCGTACGCACCGCGGGCCAGCACCTGGTCGACGGACACACCTCCCTGGACGCGCACGTGCGCACCGTCGCCGGCCAGCTCGGCACACCGCTGCCGAACGAGCCGAACGAGCAGCAGAAGCAGTGGCTCGCCACCCTGAACGCGGCGCAGGGAGTGGACTTCGACCGTCAGTTCGCCGCGATCCTGCGGCTCGCGCACGGCCGGGTGTTCACGCTGGTGGCCCAGGTCCGGGCCGACACCCAGAACTCTTTGGTCCGCGATCTCGCCGACGACGCCAACGCGACCGTCCTGGACCACATCAAGGTCCTGGAGGCGACGGGGTACGTCGACTTCGCCTCGCTCGCGCGGGAGCTGGCCGCCTCCCCCACTCCCGTGCCGACCCCGCCGGCGGTCGCCCCGAGCGCCGCCGTCCCGGTGACGCCGTAG
- a CDS encoding ABC transporter ATP-binding protein: MQRDLRLIAVGRRYGIRGPWVLRGVDLTIAPGTLTRVEGANGTGKSTLLRLLARLDAPTEGRVTGRPRTAYVPERFPAALPFTPLGYLTHLGTVHGLSRPSATRAAGTWLERFGVAAHAGTPMARLSKGSSQKVAVAQALLGEPELLVLDEAWTGLDAAARAELERAVAERTAAGGAVVFVDHDPRRLAGAPDATYTVLDRGLKHRTEDGSPPAGPLALVAVRGPAGGGLPPDAARTVTSVQETGPGSYRLAVPVSHSDVLLRVLLTARPPWHVVSVTPPPEPPDPESRP, translated from the coding sequence ATGCAACGTGACCTACGACTGATCGCCGTAGGCCGCCGGTACGGCATCCGCGGCCCCTGGGTGTTACGAGGCGTCGACCTCACCATCGCCCCCGGCACCCTCACCCGCGTGGAAGGAGCGAACGGCACCGGCAAATCCACCCTCCTGCGCCTTCTCGCCCGGCTCGACGCGCCGACGGAGGGCCGGGTCACCGGCCGCCCGCGCACGGCGTACGTCCCCGAGCGGTTCCCTGCGGCGCTGCCCTTCACCCCCCTCGGCTATCTCACCCATCTCGGTACGGTGCACGGCCTGAGCCGCCCGAGCGCGACGCGCGCGGCCGGCACCTGGCTGGAGCGGTTCGGCGTGGCCGCCCACGCCGGCACCCCGATGGCCCGGCTGTCCAAGGGCAGCAGCCAGAAGGTCGCCGTGGCCCAGGCGCTGCTCGGCGAACCGGAGCTGCTGGTGCTGGACGAGGCCTGGACCGGTCTGGACGCGGCGGCGCGGGCCGAGCTGGAGCGGGCAGTGGCCGAGCGGACCGCCGCCGGGGGTGCCGTGGTGTTCGTCGACCACGACCCGCGTCGGCTGGCCGGGGCGCCGGACGCGACGTACACCGTGCTCGACAGAGGGCTCAAGCACCGTACGGAGGACGGGAGTCCACCGGCCGGGCCGCTCGCCCTGGTCGCCGTGCGGGGCCCGGCCGGGGGCGGGCTGCCGCCCGACGCGGCACGGACCGTCACCTCCGTGCAGGAGACCGGCCCCGGCAGCTACCGACTCGCCGTCCCCGTCTCCCACTCGGACGTCCTCCTGCGCGTCCTGCTCACGGCCCGCCCGCCCTGGCACGTCGTCAGCGTGACCCCGCCCCCCGAACCCCCCGACCCCGAAAGCCGCCCATGA
- a CDS encoding slipin family protein, with protein sequence MLSELLGAIAAAGSAGVIYLAMAARIVKQYERGVLFRLGRVAGDPRSPGFTLIIPFVDRLQKVNMQIVTMPIPAQEGITRDNVTVRVDAVVYFKVVDAESALVKVEDYKFAVSQMAQTSLRSIIGKSDLDDLLSNREKLNQGLELMIDSPAVGWGIQVDRVEIKDVSLPDTMKRSMARQAEADRERRARIINADAEFQASKKLAEAAQQMADTPAALQLRLLQTVMAVSAEKNSTLVLPIPVELLHFLERGNPQQTPNGGTHQQTPNGGSPQQAPDRAAPPLTLDDSAPPPPLAPDDTGTPPALTLDDSAPSPPLALDDGGTPQLAPDGDGETRSG encoded by the coding sequence ATGCTCTCGGAGTTGCTGGGCGCCATCGCGGCGGCGGGATCCGCCGGTGTGATCTATCTGGCGATGGCGGCACGGATCGTCAAACAGTACGAACGGGGCGTGCTCTTCCGGCTCGGGCGCGTCGCCGGAGACCCACGGTCGCCGGGCTTCACGCTGATCATCCCCTTCGTGGACCGGCTGCAGAAGGTCAACATGCAGATCGTCACGATGCCGATCCCGGCCCAGGAGGGCATCACCCGGGACAACGTCACCGTCCGCGTGGACGCCGTCGTCTACTTCAAGGTGGTCGACGCGGAGAGCGCCCTGGTGAAGGTCGAGGACTACAAGTTCGCGGTGTCGCAGATGGCCCAGACGTCGCTGCGGTCGATCATCGGCAAGAGCGACCTGGACGATCTGCTGTCCAACCGCGAGAAGCTCAACCAGGGCCTGGAGCTGATGATCGACAGCCCGGCCGTCGGCTGGGGCATCCAGGTCGACCGGGTCGAGATCAAGGACGTGTCCCTGCCGGACACCATGAAGCGCTCCATGGCCCGCCAGGCCGAGGCCGACCGGGAACGCCGGGCCCGGATCATCAACGCCGACGCCGAGTTCCAGGCCTCCAAGAAGCTCGCCGAGGCCGCCCAGCAGATGGCCGACACGCCCGCCGCGCTCCAGCTGCGGCTGCTCCAGACCGTCATGGCGGTGTCGGCCGAGAAGAACTCCACGCTGGTCCTGCCGATCCCGGTGGAGCTGCTGCACTTCCTGGAACGGGGCAACCCGCAGCAGACACCGAACGGCGGTACTCACCAGCAGACACCGAACGGCGGCAGCCCGCAGCAGGCGCCGGACAGGGCCGCACCCCCGCTCACGCTGGACGACAGCGCCCCGCCACCCCCGCTCGCACCGGACGACACCGGAACACCGCCTGCGCTCACGCTGGACGACAGTGCCCCGTCACCCCCGCTCGCGCTGGACGACGGCGGCACGCCGCAGCTCGCGCCGGACGGTGACGGAGAGACGCGTTCCGGCTAG
- a CDS encoding TIGR04222 domain-containing membrane protein, which translates to MFWVLLLFLAWAFAGTACTRLCLAAVRAAALDVAAATVDREQAHGLTLYEAAFLSGGPVRVADVTMVSMARQRRLLLAHTGWATVVDPQGHDEIEQSVIGAIGPDGQSRIQPVRARAAGAEAVRRLAHRLERAGLAVPDGAGTTVAAAVRQVCAAGLAVAALGVTALLLPVPTGTPRLLVGLWFALPLTLCLSCLVIARFEVHPYSRWASPAGLRLLGALTRKPAGDERSFLTSVAVRGIRAIGEPELRAAFTHRDQPWRE; encoded by the coding sequence ATGTTCTGGGTCCTTCTCCTGTTTCTGGCCTGGGCTTTCGCCGGTACGGCGTGCACCCGGCTGTGCCTGGCGGCCGTGCGCGCGGCAGCACTGGACGTGGCTGCCGCCACGGTGGACCGGGAGCAGGCTCACGGTCTGACGCTGTACGAGGCGGCCTTCCTCTCCGGCGGCCCCGTCCGGGTCGCCGACGTGACGATGGTCTCGATGGCCCGTCAGCGGCGCCTGCTGCTCGCGCACACCGGCTGGGCCACGGTCGTGGACCCGCAGGGGCACGACGAGATCGAGCAGTCCGTCATAGGGGCCATAGGGCCGGACGGCCAGTCGCGGATCCAGCCCGTGCGGGCGCGCGCGGCCGGCGCGGAGGCCGTACGGCGGCTCGCCCACCGGCTGGAGCGCGCCGGTCTCGCCGTGCCCGACGGTGCCGGTACGACCGTGGCGGCGGCCGTCCGCCAGGTGTGCGCCGCCGGTCTCGCCGTGGCGGCGCTCGGGGTGACCGCGCTGCTGCTGCCCGTCCCCACCGGGACCCCGCGGCTGCTGGTCGGCCTGTGGTTCGCCCTGCCGCTCACGCTCTGTCTGAGCTGCCTGGTCATCGCCCGGTTCGAGGTGCATCCGTACTCCCGCTGGGCCTCGCCCGCCGGGCTGCGGCTGCTGGGCGCGCTCACCCGCAAGCCCGCCGGGGACGAGCGGTCGTTCCTCACCTCCGTCGCCGTCCGCGGGATCCGCGCGATCGGCGAACCGGAGCTCCGCGCGGCCTTCACCCACCGCGACCAGCCCTGGCGGGAGTGA
- the hemQ gene encoding hydrogen peroxide-dependent heme synthase: MSDDAPTTEAGRIPNKGKLAKDLNEVIRYTLWSVFKLKDVLPEDRAGYADEVQELFDQLAAKDVTIRGTYDVSGLRADADLMIWWHAETSDQLQDAYNLFRRTKLGRALEPVWSNMALHRPAEFNRSHIPAFLADETPRNYVSVYPFVRSYDWYLLPDEDRRRMLADHGKMARGYPDVRANTVASFSLGDYEWILAFEADELYRIVDLMRHLRGSEARRHVREEIPFFTGRRKDIADLVAGLA; this comes from the coding sequence ATGAGTGACGACGCCCCCACCACCGAGGCCGGCAGGATCCCGAACAAGGGCAAGCTGGCCAAGGACCTCAACGAGGTCATCCGCTACACCCTGTGGTCCGTCTTCAAGCTGAAGGACGTGCTCCCCGAGGACCGCGCGGGTTACGCCGACGAGGTCCAGGAGCTGTTCGACCAGCTCGCCGCCAAGGACGTGACGATCCGCGGCACCTACGACGTCTCCGGCCTGCGCGCCGACGCCGACCTCATGATCTGGTGGCACGCCGAGACCAGCGACCAGCTCCAGGACGCGTACAACCTCTTCCGCCGCACGAAGCTGGGCCGCGCCCTTGAGCCCGTGTGGTCCAACATGGCGCTGCACCGCCCGGCCGAGTTCAACCGCTCGCACATCCCGGCGTTCCTCGCCGACGAGACGCCCCGCAACTACGTGAGCGTCTACCCCTTCGTGCGCTCCTACGACTGGTACCTGCTGCCCGACGAGGACCGCCGCCGCATGCTCGCCGACCACGGCAAGATGGCCCGCGGTTACCCCGACGTGCGCGCCAACACGGTCGCCTCGTTCTCGCTCGGCGACTACGAGTGGATCCTCGCCTTCGAGGCCGACGAGCTCTACCGCATCGTCGACCTCATGCGCCACCTGCGCGGCTCCGAGGCCCGCAGGCACGTCCGCGAGGAGATCCCGTTCTTCACGGGCCGCAGGAAGGACATCGCGGACCTGGTGGCGGGCCTGGCCTAA
- a CDS encoding TIGR03086 family metal-binding protein, producing MTVTGMNVVELDRIAVQEAVRLVDLATAADWTRDTPCAGWTLRRLVAHMTAQHFGFAAAARGAGREPEHWREAEDVSEPARAHRSAAAEVLAAFAEPGVTEREFALPNLGGIPGGRAVGFHFVDYVVHAWDVAATLGTTVHLPEHVLGAALAVARAVPTDPAGRGPGFSFAPALEVPEGSGPLQEALRLLGRSPERWPVRG from the coding sequence ATGACTGTGACCGGAATGAACGTCGTGGAACTCGACCGGATCGCCGTCCAGGAGGCCGTACGCCTAGTGGACCTGGCCACGGCCGCGGACTGGACGCGGGACACCCCCTGCGCGGGCTGGACCCTGCGCCGGCTCGTCGCGCACATGACCGCACAGCACTTCGGGTTCGCCGCGGCGGCGCGCGGTGCGGGCCGGGAGCCGGAGCACTGGCGGGAGGCCGAGGACGTGAGCGAGCCCGCCCGGGCCCACCGGTCGGCCGCCGCCGAGGTGCTCGCGGCCTTCGCCGAACCGGGCGTGACGGAACGGGAGTTCGCGCTGCCGAACCTGGGCGGCATTCCGGGCGGCCGGGCCGTCGGCTTCCATTTCGTGGACTACGTGGTGCACGCCTGGGACGTCGCCGCCACCCTCGGCACCACGGTGCACCTGCCCGAGCACGTGCTCGGCGCCGCGCTCGCCGTGGCCCGCGCGGTACCCACCGATCCCGCCGGGCGCGGCCCGGGCTTCTCCTTCGCCCCGGCGCTGGAGGTGCCCGAGGGCTCCGGCCCGCTTCAGGAGGCGCTGCGGCTGCTGGGCCGCAGCCCCGAGCGGTGGCCGGTGCGGGGCTGA
- a CDS encoding ABC transporter yields MTALLRYQADLLVRSQRWLPPVILYAAFLGIGVQSGQPVLDSLGYTAAGVLPVAAWLVRICVTGEADAARACVAAARGPARAHLACLLTALCAAAALGVVATVVVTLISAPASNDHQIHVPALKAGAAGLPATLACALLGAAVGALTNRPVLRSTGRAVPAMLLGALLAVVLTGSPAEAAVRGLVTGSQTGRVPVPVLPLAGAALLTAAAFAVAARLTDRRSP; encoded by the coding sequence ATGACCGCACTCCTGCGCTACCAGGCCGACCTGCTGGTGCGCTCCCAGCGCTGGCTGCCGCCGGTGATCCTGTACGCCGCGTTCCTCGGGATCGGCGTGCAGAGCGGCCAGCCCGTCCTCGACTCGCTCGGCTACACGGCCGCCGGTGTGCTCCCGGTGGCCGCCTGGCTGGTGCGGATCTGCGTCACCGGCGAGGCGGACGCGGCCCGCGCCTGCGTCGCCGCCGCACGCGGCCCGGCCCGGGCGCACCTCGCCTGTCTGCTGACCGCGCTGTGCGCGGCGGCCGCGCTCGGCGTGGTGGCGACCGTCGTGGTGACGCTGATCAGCGCCCCGGCGAGCAACGACCACCAGATCCACGTACCCGCGCTCAAGGCCGGCGCGGCCGGGCTGCCGGCCACGCTCGCGTGCGCGCTGCTCGGCGCGGCCGTCGGCGCGCTCACCAACCGGCCGGTGCTGCGCTCCACCGGCCGCGCGGTGCCCGCGATGCTGCTGGGCGCGCTGCTCGCGGTGGTGCTCACCGGATCTCCGGCCGAGGCCGCGGTCCGCGGACTGGTCACCGGTTCGCAGACCGGCCGGGTACCGGTGCCGGTGCTGCCGCTGGCCGGAGCGGCCCTGCTCACGGCAGCCGCCTTCGCCGTGGCCGCTAGGCTCACCGACCGCCGCTCACCCTGA
- a CDS encoding alpha/beta hydrolase, whose product MRAAAVYSAAGSLLLTTLAAAPAGQALGAAPGAPGAAELRGTLVAAARARAAGIDFGACSPADVPGAPSSVRCGTVTVPLDYARPDGTQIRLTVSRARATRKDPHNSKRRVPRQGALVYNPGGPGASGMYFPLIGTVPQWKRIAGAYDLVGYAPRGVGRSAPLSCEDPKRFFKAPTAAPEHPSEAYKRQRVAQAKAYARGCGLRSGSRLRFYTSLNNARDLDVLRAALGEDRLTFVGASYGTYFGALYATMFPTHVRRMVLDSAVNPDPAKIWYRDNLDQSAAFEERWGDFKDWIARHDDVYRLGNTAAKVQRSYDTARERLAGKAAGGKVGPGQLQNAFLTAGYYDDFWASRAAALSAYLKGDPKPLVRLAAPVTDSAAEAEAENTSAVYTAVECNDASWPTDWTTWDRDNTRIARVAPFETWENAWMNLPCASWPAPRQQPLDVRTGPGELPPVLILSAERDAAAPYAGALEMNRRLAGSVLVTERDAGTHGIGGGANACVNGHFEAYLLQGRVPGRRAACAPRQEPKPDGAP is encoded by the coding sequence ATGAGAGCTGCCGCCGTGTACTCGGCCGCCGGGTCCTTGCTCCTGACCACCCTGGCCGCCGCCCCGGCGGGACAGGCTCTCGGCGCCGCGCCCGGTGCGCCCGGCGCGGCCGAGCTGCGCGGCACCCTGGTGGCCGCGGCCCGCGCCCGCGCGGCCGGCATCGACTTCGGCGCGTGCTCCCCGGCCGACGTCCCGGGGGCGCCGAGCAGCGTGCGGTGCGGCACGGTGACCGTCCCGCTGGACTACGCCCGCCCGGACGGCACCCAGATCAGGCTGACCGTCAGCCGGGCCCGGGCGACCCGGAAGGACCCGCACAACAGCAAGCGGCGAGTGCCCCGGCAGGGCGCCCTCGTCTACAACCCGGGCGGCCCCGGCGCCTCCGGCATGTACTTCCCTCTGATCGGCACGGTCCCGCAGTGGAAGCGGATCGCCGGCGCCTACGACCTCGTCGGCTACGCCCCGCGCGGGGTGGGCCGTTCGGCGCCACTGTCGTGCGAGGACCCGAAGCGCTTCTTCAAGGCGCCCACGGCCGCCCCCGAGCACCCGTCGGAGGCGTACAAGCGGCAGCGCGTCGCGCAGGCGAAGGCGTACGCGCGGGGCTGCGGCCTGCGCTCCGGGAGCAGACTGCGCTTCTACACCTCCCTGAACAACGCCCGCGACCTGGACGTCCTGCGGGCCGCGCTCGGCGAGGACCGGCTGACCTTCGTGGGGGCGTCGTACGGCACCTACTTCGGGGCGCTGTACGCCACGATGTTCCCCACGCACGTACGGCGCATGGTGCTGGACTCGGCGGTGAACCCGGACCCGGCGAAGATCTGGTACCGCGACAACCTGGACCAGTCGGCCGCGTTCGAGGAGCGCTGGGGGGACTTCAAGGACTGGATCGCCCGCCACGACGACGTCTACAGACTGGGGAACACGGCCGCGAAGGTGCAGCGCAGCTACGACACCGCGCGCGAGCGCCTGGCCGGGAAGGCGGCGGGCGGCAAGGTCGGTCCCGGCCAGTTGCAGAACGCGTTCCTGACGGCCGGGTACTACGACGACTTCTGGGCGAGCCGGGCCGCCGCGCTGTCGGCCTATCTGAAGGGCGACCCGAAGCCGCTGGTCCGGCTGGCCGCGCCGGTCACGGACTCGGCGGCGGAGGCGGAGGCGGAGAACACCAGCGCGGTGTACACGGCCGTGGAGTGCAACGACGCGTCCTGGCCGACGGACTGGACGACGTGGGACCGGGACAACACCCGGATCGCCCGGGTCGCGCCCTTCGAGACCTGGGAGAACGCGTGGATGAACCTGCCGTGCGCCTCCTGGCCGGCGCCCCGGCAGCAGCCGCTGGACGTGCGGACCGGGCCGGGTGAACTGCCGCCGGTGCTGATCCTGTCCGCCGAGCGGGACGCGGCGGCGCCGTACGCGGGCGCGCTGGAGATGAACCGGCGGCTGGCCGGCTCGGTACTGGTGACCGAGCGGGACGCGGGGACGCACGGCATCGGGGGCGGCGCGAACGCGTGCGTCAACGGGCATTTCGAGGCGTACCTGCTGCAGGGGCGGGTTCCTGGGCGGCGCGCGGCGTGTGCACCGCGTCAGGAACCCAAGCCGGACGGGGCGCCTTAG
- a CDS encoding peptidyl-tRNA hydrolase, with amino-acid sequence MSPDSTPPRDRRDEAPQFVLPLVVRIERGAPPARTDALETAARAVLVLLGDERANGYGAWAEAVRNWEDARIRKVVRRARGAEWRRAEALPGITVTGKAAQVRVFPPIPLDGWPKDLAKLQVSGTELDDPEPPVAADPAQPVLWLNPELEMSAGKAMAQAGHGAQLAWWALPEAERATWRDAGCALAVRTADPADWVRLTGSGLPVVRDAGFTEIAPGSCTVVADHPALRQGRG; translated from the coding sequence GTGAGCCCTGATTCCACACCCCCGCGTGACAGGCGCGACGAAGCGCCCCAGTTCGTCCTGCCCCTCGTCGTACGGATAGAACGCGGCGCACCCCCGGCCCGTACCGACGCGCTGGAGACGGCCGCGCGGGCCGTGCTCGTGCTGCTCGGGGACGAGCGGGCGAACGGATACGGGGCGTGGGCCGAGGCGGTGCGCAACTGGGAGGACGCGCGGATCCGGAAGGTCGTGCGGCGGGCCCGGGGGGCCGAGTGGCGGCGGGCCGAGGCGCTGCCCGGGATCACGGTGACCGGCAAGGCCGCGCAGGTACGGGTCTTCCCGCCGATCCCGCTCGACGGCTGGCCCAAGGACCTGGCGAAGCTCCAGGTGTCCGGCACCGAACTGGACGACCCGGAACCGCCCGTGGCGGCCGACCCGGCGCAGCCCGTGCTGTGGCTGAACCCGGAGCTGGAGATGTCGGCCGGCAAGGCCATGGCCCAGGCGGGGCACGGCGCCCAACTGGCCTGGTGGGCGCTGCCGGAGGCGGAGCGCGCGACCTGGCGGGACGCGGGCTGCGCGCTGGCGGTCCGTACGGCCGACCCCGCCGACTGGGTCCGGCTGACCGGCAGTGGGCTGCCGGTCGTCCGGGACGCCGGTTTCACGGAGATCGCACCGGGCAGCTGCACGGTCGTCGCCGATCATCCCGCGCTGCGCCAGGGGCGGGGATGA